A window of Bacteroidia bacterium contains these coding sequences:
- the lpxD gene encoding UDP-3-O-(3-hydroxymyristoyl)glucosamine N-acyltransferase has translation MRFKAHQIAQFLKGTVEGNPDAEVWQICKIEEGVPGGLSFLSNPKYTSFIYDTQATIVLVNQNFVADRPIRATLIRVTDAYTAFTQILELYQSHWVQSKKGIEPPCFIAADAKIGENVYVGAFSYIGSGAKIGENVKIFPNCYVGDNVTIQDNTILYAGVKIYAHCIIGKNCILHSGCVVGSDGFGFAPQADGSYKKIPQIGNVIIEDNVEIGANTTIDRATLGSTYIRNGVKLDNLIQIAHNVEVGSHTVIAAQTGISGSTKIGKYCMIGGQVGIVGHLKIADGTQIGAQSGISNDIEEPKTAWRGSPAQPYRKQLRTEVLWRKLPEMYQELQSLKQEVEKLKS, from the coding sequence ATGCGTTTCAAAGCACATCAGATTGCACAGTTTTTAAAGGGAACAGTTGAGGGGAACCCAGATGCGGAAGTATGGCAGATTTGCAAGATAGAGGAAGGCGTACCAGGGGGCTTGTCTTTTTTATCTAATCCGAAATACACTTCATTTATATACGATACACAAGCTACTATTGTTTTGGTTAATCAAAATTTTGTAGCCGATAGACCTATTAGAGCCACTTTGATTCGAGTTACCGATGCTTACACTGCTTTTACACAGATATTGGAGCTTTACCAATCTCATTGGGTACAAAGCAAAAAAGGAATAGAACCGCCTTGTTTTATTGCTGCTGACGCTAAAATAGGTGAAAACGTTTATGTAGGCGCGTTTAGCTACATAGGCAGCGGTGCAAAAATAGGAGAGAATGTAAAGATATTTCCGAATTGTTATGTAGGGGATAACGTTACTATTCAAGACAACACTATACTATATGCAGGAGTAAAAATATATGCACATTGCATTATTGGCAAAAATTGTATTTTGCATTCTGGTTGTGTAGTTGGCAGTGATGGTTTTGGATTTGCTCCTCAAGCTGATGGTTCGTACAAAAAAATACCGCAAATTGGAAACGTGATTATAGAAGATAATGTTGAAATTGGAGCAAATACAACGATTGACAGAGCAACCTTAGGCTCTACATATATTAGGAATGGTGTAAAGTTAGACAACTTAATCCAAATAGCACATAACGTAGAAGTCGGAAGTCATACGGTTATTGCTGCGCAAACTGGGATATCAGGCAGCACTAAGATAGGCAAGTATTGTATGATAGGTGGGCAAGTTGGAATTGTAGGGCATCTTAAAATAGCTGATGGTACACAGATTGGGGCACAGTCAGGTATTTCTAATGATATAGAAGAGCCTAAAACTGCGTGGCGCGGCTCTCCTGCCCAACCGTATAGAAAACAACTTCGTACCGAAGTATTGTGGCGAAAATTACCTGAAATGTATCAAGAATTACAAAGCTTAAAACAGGAGGTTGAAAAGTTAAAGTCATGA
- the pnuC gene encoding nicotinamide riboside transporter PnuC, with protein MNKDFIIEIIAVVISVLAVLLTIRQSLWGWILGITGCILYIYIFSTANLYGNMSLQVVFIINSLAGIYNWKYGAKDKPQLPLSRLNKMEKVLFPFAIIILTGIIIWLFNKLSLNHLYIQHKLNYAFILDSFSAGMCLVAQFFLIKKRIENWLIWAFNDFMCVFLFAYQNIYFTAALYGLLAVMATNAYFSWKKSFYMQIVQNQPLMR; from the coding sequence ATGAATAAAGATTTTATCATTGAAATTATAGCCGTAGTCATATCGGTTCTAGCAGTGTTGCTCACAATACGCCAAAGCTTGTGGGGCTGGATACTCGGCATTACAGGATGTATCTTGTATATTTACATTTTTAGCACTGCAAATCTGTATGGTAACATGAGTTTACAAGTAGTTTTTATTATCAATTCTTTGGCAGGAATATACAATTGGAAGTATGGGGCTAAGGATAAACCTCAACTCCCCCTCAGCCGATTGAACAAAATGGAAAAAGTACTCTTTCCTTTTGCCATAATCATACTGACAGGTATTATTATATGGCTCTTTAATAAATTATCTCTTAATCATTTATACATTCAACACAAACTTAATTACGCTTTTATACTTGACTCTTTTTCAGCAGGGATGTGCTTAGTTGCCCAATTCTTTCTTATCAAAAAAAGAATCGAAAATTGGCTGATATGGGCGTTTAATGACTTTATGTGTGTATTTTTATTCGCATATCAAAACATTTATTTTACCGCAGCACTGTATGGACTATTAGCAGTTATGGCGACTAATGCATATTTTAGTTGGAAAAAATCTTTTTACATGCAAATAGTTCAAAATCAACCACTTATGAGATAA
- the lpxA gene encoding acyl-ACP--UDP-N-acetylglucosamine O-acyltransferase, whose amino-acid sequence MKQPLAYVHPGAQIGENVVIDPFAFIDNDVVIGEGTWIGSGAVIYAGARIGKNCKIFPGAVISAIPQDLKFQGEYTTVEIGDNVTIREYVTINRGTVDRYKTVIKENTLLMAYVHVAHDCIVGRNCVLANAVNMAGHVVVDDYAVIGGMSAIHQFVTIGKHVMIAGGSLIGKDIPPYTKAGRYPICYEGVNSVGLRRRGFDNKTIAQIQEIYRVIYLSGIRTTDALAIVERDFEATEERDEILNFIRNSGLRGRGIMKGYTFLSERNKQPISNNNPEQD is encoded by the coding sequence ATGAAACAACCATTAGCCTATGTTCATCCAGGTGCACAAATTGGTGAAAATGTGGTCATAGATCCTTTTGCATTTATTGACAACGATGTAGTTATTGGTGAAGGTACATGGATTGGTTCAGGTGCTGTAATATATGCAGGTGCTAGAATTGGTAAAAATTGTAAGATATTTCCAGGAGCAGTCATTTCTGCTATTCCGCAAGATTTAAAGTTTCAAGGCGAATATACTACTGTGGAGATAGGGGATAACGTTACTATACGGGAATACGTTACGATTAACAGAGGCACAGTAGACCGTTACAAAACAGTGATTAAGGAAAACACTTTGCTTATGGCTTATGTTCATGTAGCTCATGATTGTATTGTAGGTCGAAATTGTGTTTTAGCCAACGCTGTAAATATGGCAGGGCATGTAGTAGTTGACGATTATGCAGTTATAGGAGGTATGTCAGCTATTCATCAGTTTGTTACGATTGGAAAACACGTTATGATTGCAGGAGGTTCTTTGATTGGCAAAGACATTCCTCCTTATACAAAGGCGGGGCGCTATCCCATTTGCTATGAGGGGGTCAATTCAGTCGGGTTACGAAGAAGGGGTTTTGACAACAAAACAATTGCTCAAATTCAGGAAATTTATAGAGTTATATACCTTTCAGGAATCAGAACTACTGATGCATTGGCAATTGTAGAAAGAGACTTTGAAGCTACAGAAGAAAGAGATGAGATTCTTAACTTTATTCGTAATAGCGGTCTGCGTGGGCGCGGTATTATGAAGGGGTACACTTTTCTATCAGAACGTAACAAACAACCTATCTCAAATAATAATCCTGAGCAAGATTAA
- a CDS encoding nucleotide sugar dehydrogenase, producing the protein MKLFDISTFELQTQIAKNVAYKLSQKTAKIGVIGLGYVGLPLALEFAKNGFDTFGIDVSTQKVSLLNQGKNYIEDLSDEEVKTVVENKKLSAYNDFSKVKELDVVYICVPTPFTPTKDPDLSYILSATESIRKYLQQGQVIILKSTTFPGTTENYVVPELEKSGLKAGKDFFVAFSPERVDPGNKQFNTRNTPIIVGGINEESSYLAALANSQVIEKVYIVSNPKVAEMEKLLENIFRSVNIALVNELALLCERMYDINVWEVLEAAGTKPFGYMKFLPGPGVGGHCIPIDPYYLSWLARSYDFETRFVTLAANVNESMPYYVVDKAIREIAKQGVKLSQAKILILGASFKKNVRDLRHSPSEYIIRILKRAGAEHIDYNDPHTPEYEVDNVLMQSVTLSPEQLQQYDIVILVTDHDDYDYEFILKHIKCCFLDTRNGTKNVTQYREKIILLGYVQK; encoded by the coding sequence ATGAAACTTTTTGACATCTCTACATTTGAATTGCAAACTCAAATTGCAAAAAACGTAGCCTATAAATTATCACAAAAAACAGCTAAGATAGGTGTTATTGGGCTAGGTTACGTAGGCTTGCCTTTAGCTCTGGAATTTGCCAAAAATGGCTTTGACACTTTTGGTATAGATGTTTCTACACAAAAAGTAAGTCTACTCAATCAAGGGAAAAATTACATTGAGGATCTTAGTGATGAAGAAGTTAAAACAGTCGTAGAAAACAAAAAACTATCTGCTTACAACGACTTTTCGAAAGTAAAAGAACTAGATGTGGTTTATATCTGCGTACCTACCCCTTTCACACCGACAAAAGATCCCGATTTGAGCTATATTTTATCCGCAACTGAAAGCATCAGAAAATATTTACAACAAGGACAAGTAATTATTCTCAAAAGTACCACTTTTCCTGGGACAACAGAAAACTATGTCGTTCCGGAATTAGAAAAGAGTGGCTTAAAAGCAGGAAAAGATTTTTTTGTAGCTTTTTCGCCTGAACGTGTAGATCCAGGTAACAAGCAATTTAATACAAGAAATACACCGATTATAGTAGGTGGAATTAACGAAGAGAGTTCCTATTTGGCAGCGCTGGCAAATTCTCAAGTGATTGAGAAAGTATATATTGTCAGCAATCCCAAAGTGGCTGAAATGGAAAAATTGTTAGAAAACATTTTCAGAAGTGTGAATATTGCATTAGTGAATGAATTAGCTTTGTTATGTGAGCGCATGTATGATATTAACGTATGGGAAGTATTAGAAGCTGCAGGAACTAAGCCCTTTGGTTATATGAAGTTTTTACCTGGACCTGGTGTAGGGGGGCATTGTATTCCCATAGATCCTTACTACTTATCTTGGTTAGCTCGCTCTTATGATTTTGAAACTCGTTTTGTAACTCTTGCAGCTAATGTCAACGAAAGCATGCCATATTATGTGGTAGATAAAGCCATCAGAGAAATAGCTAAACAAGGCGTAAAACTATCCCAAGCTAAAATTCTTATCTTAGGGGCATCTTTTAAGAAAAACGTGCGCGATTTGAGGCATTCTCCCTCAGAGTACATTATTCGTATTCTTAAAAGAGCAGGTGCTGAACATATAGACTATAATGACCCACACACACCTGAATACGAAGTAGATAATGTTTTGATGCAATCGGTAACACTTTCTCCAGAACAGCTACAACAGTATGATATTGTCATTCTTGTAACTGACCATGATGATTACGATTATGAGTTTATTCTCAAACATATCAAGTGCTGCTTTTTAGATACTAGAAATGGAACAAAAAATGTTACTCAGTACCGTGAAAAAATAATTTTGTTAGGTTATGTACAGAAGTAA
- the infB gene encoding translation initiation factor IF-2, which produces MSDKKKRISEVATELNVAAERIIDFLQKKNIDVSKGINTKIDAEAYILLQNEFAKDKQIKTQSQQVIEKTREQAKLEKATVEPEKKPLKFTKKTEIRIEKALIEEPTDSSELSEQKPKIVGPKIVGKIDLPDSKTDKKKEKEKKVQSLTEIENTTSVDTPEITSIVEKEENVLTVELSTQEVEKESEKTKEEKVSEDNVIRAKDHAPKLSGLNIKGKIDLSLIEKSKTKKDKDKDKEKEKEKEKKEITTTSTSSSSPQAEPPKETEKKAPIGIKKAQDKAETPQTEKKRKRKRKRKKSDPVDKALVQQALQQNKQSKHKKAKFVETFTEKDVELKLKQTLSNLNTKKDSKLKERADYRKQKRLSDAAQREAEKQEQLKEAKKLQITEGLTTSDLAGLMNVPVRDIIQHCFDLGMVVTINQRLDQDTIIFLADEYGFEVEFVDPTIELGEVLEEDKPEDLVPRPPIVTIMGHVDHGKTSLLDYIRSTNVVAGEAGGITQHIGAYEVTLPDGRKITFLDTPGHEAFTAMRARGAQITDIVVIVVAADDHVMPQTKEAINHAQAAGVPIIIAINKIDKPTADPDRIRKELAEYNILVEEWGGKYQCQEISAKYGKNVDLLLEKILLEAEILELKANPNRLANGVVIESRVDKEKGVLATVMVQNGTLKVGDDIVVGIHYAKVRALLDERGNRVQKAGPSTPVQVLGIPHAPQAGDSFVALPDKKAAKELAEKRARLHKDIMQRIDKRLKLEEFSKQKDAKELRLIVKGDVNGSVEALSDALLKLSNNEVIIKIIHKGVGQITETDVNLAAASNAIIIGFQVRPSAPARKLAESNDVEIRHYSIIYDAIEEVKQAIEGMLSPEIQENITCMIEVKEVFHISKVGTVAGCYVQEGKVTRNTLLRVIRDGIVIHQGEIASLKRFKDDVKEVSAGYECGMMIKDFSDIKVGDIIEGYERVEIKRTLDKTYKEEKNTYTY; this is translated from the coding sequence ATGTCGGATAAAAAGAAAAGAATATCAGAAGTTGCCACTGAATTAAACGTTGCTGCTGAAAGAATCATTGATTTTTTACAAAAAAAGAACATTGATGTAAGCAAAGGCATAAACACAAAAATAGATGCTGAAGCATATATTTTATTGCAAAATGAGTTTGCAAAGGACAAGCAGATCAAAACTCAATCCCAGCAGGTTATAGAAAAGACAAGAGAACAAGCTAAGCTAGAAAAAGCCACTGTTGAACCTGAAAAGAAACCTTTAAAATTTACCAAAAAAACAGAGATTCGCATAGAAAAAGCTCTTATTGAAGAACCCACAGACAGTTCTGAACTATCTGAACAAAAACCTAAAATCGTTGGTCCGAAGATAGTTGGTAAGATAGACCTGCCCGATTCCAAGACAGATAAAAAGAAAGAAAAAGAGAAAAAAGTTCAAAGTTTGACAGAAATAGAAAATACAACAAGTGTAGATACCCCTGAAATAACAAGTATAGTAGAGAAGGAAGAAAATGTTCTAACTGTGGAGCTTTCTACTCAAGAAGTAGAAAAAGAATCAGAAAAAACGAAAGAAGAAAAAGTTTCAGAGGATAATGTTATTCGTGCCAAAGATCACGCGCCTAAACTTAGTGGACTGAACATAAAAGGGAAAATAGATCTTTCGCTGATAGAAAAAAGCAAAACCAAAAAAGATAAGGACAAGGATAAAGAAAAAGAAAAGGAAAAAGAGAAAAAAGAAATTACCACAACCTCTACAAGTAGTAGCTCTCCTCAAGCTGAACCCCCTAAAGAAACAGAGAAAAAAGCTCCCATAGGCATTAAGAAAGCTCAAGATAAAGCAGAAACTCCTCAAACAGAAAAAAAACGCAAGCGAAAACGTAAAAGAAAAAAAAGCGATCCTGTGGATAAAGCACTTGTTCAGCAGGCTTTGCAGCAAAATAAACAAAGTAAACATAAAAAAGCTAAGTTTGTAGAAACCTTTACCGAAAAAGATGTAGAACTCAAACTTAAACAAACTTTGTCGAATCTTAATACTAAAAAAGATAGTAAGCTAAAAGAGAGAGCAGATTACAGAAAACAAAAACGCCTTTCTGATGCAGCTCAAAGAGAAGCAGAAAAGCAAGAACAACTCAAAGAAGCTAAAAAACTTCAAATTACAGAAGGACTGACCACTTCGGACTTAGCAGGTTTAATGAATGTACCTGTGCGAGATATCATTCAGCACTGCTTTGATTTAGGAATGGTTGTAACTATCAACCAGCGTTTAGACCAAGATACTATCATTTTTTTAGCCGATGAGTATGGTTTTGAAGTGGAATTTGTAGATCCTACAATTGAACTTGGAGAGGTATTAGAAGAAGATAAGCCAGAAGATTTAGTACCTCGCCCCCCTATTGTAACTATCATGGGGCATGTAGACCACGGAAAGACTTCTTTGTTAGATTACATTCGTTCTACTAATGTTGTTGCAGGTGAAGCAGGAGGGATTACTCAACACATAGGGGCATACGAAGTAACTTTACCTGATGGAAGAAAAATTACTTTCTTGGATACTCCTGGACACGAAGCTTTCACTGCTATGCGGGCGAGAGGAGCACAAATTACAGATATTGTGGTTATTGTAGTAGCTGCGGATGACCATGTAATGCCCCAAACTAAAGAAGCTATCAACCACGCTCAAGCAGCAGGCGTGCCAATTATTATTGCTATTAACAAAATAGATAAACCTACTGCGGATCCTGATCGAATCCGAAAAGAATTAGCAGAATACAATATATTAGTTGAAGAGTGGGGAGGAAAGTACCAATGTCAAGAAATATCCGCTAAGTATGGGAAAAACGTAGACCTCTTACTAGAAAAAATTTTACTAGAAGCAGAGATTCTTGAACTCAAAGCAAATCCCAATCGCTTGGCTAACGGAGTGGTAATAGAATCTAGGGTAGATAAGGAAAAAGGTGTATTAGCAACGGTCATGGTTCAAAATGGTACACTCAAAGTAGGGGATGACATTGTAGTGGGTATTCATTATGCAAAAGTTCGGGCGCTATTAGATGAGAGGGGAAATCGTGTTCAAAAAGCAGGTCCTTCTACGCCTGTGCAAGTGTTAGGAATTCCTCATGCTCCCCAAGCAGGTGATAGTTTTGTAGCCCTACCTGATAAAAAAGCCGCAAAAGAGTTAGCCGAAAAACGTGCGCGGCTACACAAAGATATAATGCAGCGCATTGATAAGCGTCTAAAATTAGAGGAATTCAGTAAGCAGAAAGATGCCAAAGAACTACGACTTATTGTAAAGGGCGATGTAAATGGGTCAGTAGAAGCACTATCAGATGCTTTACTGAAACTCTCTAATAATGAAGTGATAATCAAAATTATACATAAAGGAGTAGGGCAAATCACTGAAACAGATGTAAATTTAGCCGCAGCATCAAATGCAATTATTATCGGTTTTCAAGTTCGTCCTTCCGCACCTGCCCGGAAATTAGCTGAAAGTAATGATGTGGAAATTCGCCATTATTCCATTATTTATGATGCAATAGAAGAAGTTAAGCAAGCCATAGAAGGAATGCTATCCCCTGAAATTCAAGAAAATATTACCTGCATGATTGAGGTTAAAGAAGTATTCCACATTTCAAAAGTAGGTACGGTTGCAGGTTGTTATGTACAAGAAGGTAAAGTAACCCGCAACACTCTTTTACGCGTTATTCGAGATGGAATAGTGATTCATCAAGGAGAAATAGCATCACTCAAGCGCTTCAAAGATGATGTAAAAGAAGTAAGCGCAGGCTATGAGTGTGGTATGATGATAAAAGATTTTAGCGATATTAAAGTAGGCGACATTATAGAAGGCTATGAAAGAGTAGAAATTAAACGTACTCTGGATAAAACCTATAAGGAAGAAAAAAATACATACACCTACTAG
- a CDS encoding bifunctional UDP-3-O-[3-hydroxymyristoyl] N-acetylglucosamine deacetylase/3-hydroxyacyl-ACP dehydratase — MTDKQHTIKEAVTISGVGLHTGIMVNMTLRPAPENHGIKFKRIDLEGQPTIDADVDNVVDTSRGTTLAVGNVKVHTVEHTMAALAGMSIDNVLVELDAPEPPIMDGSAKCFVEAIQKAGIEKQNADREYFVVEQNIQYSDPQKQIDMAALPLNGYRMTVMVDYNSPVLGSQHATILDMNDFAKEIAPCRTFCFLHELEALLKAGLIKGGDVNNAIVVVDRQVTEEELEHLAKLFNKPKVSVSQGILNNIKLHYNNEPARHKLLDLIGDLALVGAPLKAQILAARPGHTANIAFAKKIKAAFRAKKITKQYQSNNTNSSVVFDIKAIQKILPHRYPFLLVDKVTYFDDKRIVGVKNVTINEPFFAGHFEGNPIMPGVLQLEAMAQVGGILLLNTVENPNDVWVYFLAIDNARFKKPVIPGDQIVFELEMVSLKRGICRMNGKATVDGKLVSEAELVASIIPKNKA, encoded by the coding sequence ATGACAGACAAACAACATACTATAAAGGAAGCGGTTACTATATCAGGGGTAGGGCTACATACAGGAATTATGGTAAACATGACTTTGCGACCTGCCCCTGAGAATCATGGAATTAAGTTTAAGCGAATAGATTTAGAAGGTCAGCCAACTATTGATGCGGATGTAGATAACGTAGTAGATACTTCACGTGGCACTACCTTAGCTGTGGGCAATGTTAAGGTGCATACTGTAGAGCATACTATGGCAGCCTTAGCAGGAATGAGCATAGATAATGTATTAGTAGAGTTAGATGCTCCTGAACCTCCGATTATGGACGGTAGTGCTAAGTGTTTTGTAGAAGCTATTCAGAAAGCAGGGATTGAAAAGCAAAATGCAGATAGGGAATATTTTGTCGTAGAGCAAAATATTCAGTACAGTGATCCGCAAAAACAAATTGACATGGCTGCTTTACCTCTTAATGGTTACCGAATGACAGTAATGGTCGATTATAATTCCCCTGTTTTAGGCAGCCAACATGCAACGATTTTAGACATGAATGATTTTGCCAAAGAAATTGCGCCCTGCCGTACTTTTTGCTTTTTACACGAACTGGAAGCTTTACTGAAAGCAGGTCTGATTAAAGGCGGAGATGTCAATAATGCTATTGTAGTGGTAGATAGACAAGTAACCGAAGAAGAGTTAGAACACTTAGCAAAATTATTCAACAAGCCCAAAGTTTCAGTTAGTCAAGGTATTCTGAATAACATTAAACTACATTATAATAATGAACCTGCTCGACATAAATTATTAGACTTAATTGGCGACTTGGCGTTAGTAGGCGCTCCACTTAAAGCTCAAATATTAGCAGCTAGACCTGGTCATACTGCAAATATTGCTTTTGCTAAAAAAATTAAGGCAGCTTTCAGGGCGAAAAAAATTACAAAACAATATCAGAGTAACAATACAAATAGCTCCGTAGTTTTTGATATCAAGGCTATTCAAAAAATATTGCCCCACCGGTATCCATTTTTATTAGTAGATAAAGTAACCTACTTTGATGACAAAAGAATTGTAGGCGTAAAAAATGTAACTATAAATGAACCTTTCTTTGCAGGACATTTTGAAGGTAATCCGATTATGCCTGGGGTGCTACAATTAGAAGCAATGGCACAGGTAGGGGGCATCCTACTTCTTAACACAGTAGAGAATCCAAATGATGTATGGGTGTATTTTTTAGCAATTGATAATGCCCGCTTCAAAAAGCCTGTTATTCCAGGAGATCAGATTGTGTTTGAGTTAGAAATGGTTAGCTTAAAACGAGGTATTTGCAGAATGAACGGTAAAGCCACTGTAGATGGCAAATTAGTAAGTGAAGCAGAATTAGTAGCTAGTATAATTCCTAAGAATAAAGCATAA
- a CDS encoding PHP domain-containing protein has translation MQNEDIIKAFHQIIDGLEILGENPFRIKHYQSAVQKLESISENIFELYQKGELEKLNLGKSITEQIKNWFKTGTWDTLDQVRSQVPESVLNMLNINGLGAKKIALLWKELGITSISELKKACLENKLVDVKSFGQKTQANILKNIEFWEANQRKIRYASAQVYEQIVLKELQKCPFIQKIEPTKALRRKLEVLDILSFIASTEVPHAVNTWLQTHFIGKKDIYFSTPNYWKGTYEGIPVEFFWVSPSTFVQKQFLLTGSSKHVIHFWEQIINSSVQDEAEIYHKAGLPYIPPELREDIHTLSPQEWQNIDQIIDISDLKGTIHNHSTYSDGKNTLEEMAQTAKEVWKWEYLVIADHSKSSAFYGNGMYENRVKAQWKAIENWNARHPDFWIFKGIECDILFDGSLDYEDDFRAGFEVVIASIHQNLKMDKIKATERLLKAIAHPHTNIIGHPTGRLLLVREGYPIDYQAVIEACATYNVAIELNANPYRLDLDWRWLPYAIKKGVWISINPDAHSIEAYQDTLFGILAARKAKLPKSQVLNALSLNEFREWLRVQHEKRIKKS, from the coding sequence ATGCAAAATGAGGATATTATCAAAGCGTTCCATCAGATTATTGATGGGTTAGAGATTTTGGGCGAAAATCCTTTTCGTATAAAGCACTACCAAAGTGCTGTACAGAAGTTAGAATCTATATCAGAAAATATATTTGAACTTTATCAAAAAGGGGAATTAGAAAAACTTAACTTAGGTAAAAGTATTACAGAGCAGATTAAAAACTGGTTCAAAACAGGAACATGGGACACACTTGATCAAGTGCGTAGCCAAGTTCCCGAAAGTGTATTAAATATGCTTAATATCAATGGATTGGGTGCTAAAAAGATTGCACTTTTATGGAAGGAGCTTGGTATTACTTCTATTTCAGAATTAAAAAAAGCTTGCTTAGAAAACAAACTCGTTGATGTTAAAAGTTTTGGACAAAAAACACAAGCTAATATTTTGAAAAATATCGAATTTTGGGAAGCTAATCAACGTAAAATTCGGTATGCATCAGCCCAAGTATATGAGCAAATTGTTTTAAAAGAGCTGCAAAAATGTCCTTTTATCCAAAAAATAGAGCCTACCAAAGCATTACGCAGAAAATTAGAAGTATTAGACATTCTTAGTTTTATTGCTTCTACCGAAGTACCGCATGCAGTTAATACATGGTTACAAACTCATTTTATAGGAAAAAAAGACATATATTTTTCTACACCAAATTATTGGAAAGGTACTTACGAAGGTATACCAGTTGAATTTTTTTGGGTATCGCCTAGTACGTTTGTCCAAAAACAGTTTCTGCTTACAGGTTCCTCAAAACATGTGATACATTTTTGGGAACAGATAATTAACTCTTCAGTTCAAGACGAAGCAGAAATTTATCATAAAGCAGGGTTACCTTACATTCCACCTGAATTAAGAGAGGACATCCACACTTTATCGCCCCAAGAATGGCAAAATATTGACCAAATTATTGATATATCCGACCTAAAAGGTACAATACATAATCATTCTACATATTCAGATGGCAAAAATACTCTTGAAGAGATGGCTCAAACAGCAAAAGAAGTATGGAAATGGGAATATTTGGTTATTGCTGACCATAGTAAAAGCTCTGCTTTTTACGGTAATGGAATGTATGAAAATAGAGTAAAAGCTCAATGGAAAGCTATTGAAAATTGGAATGCTCGACATCCTGACTTTTGGATATTCAAAGGTATAGAGTGCGATATTTTATTTGATGGTAGCTTAGATTATGAAGATGATTTCAGGGCAGGTTTTGAGGTAGTAATTGCATCTATTCACCAAAATTTAAAGATGGACAAAATAAAAGCCACAGAGCGATTACTAAAAGCAATTGCTCATCCACACACGAATATAATAGGACATCCCACAGGAAGATTATTACTTGTGCGCGAAGGTTATCCCATAGATTATCAAGCTGTTATTGAAGCTTGTGCTACTTACAATGTAGCTATTGAACTCAATGCTAATCCCTATCGGTTAGATTTGGATTGGCGTTGGCTACCTTATGCGATTAAAAAAGGTGTTTGGATAAGCATAAATCCTGATGCGCACAGTATAGAGGCATACCAGGATACACTCTTTGGAATACTTGCAGCAAGAAAAGCTAAGCTGCCCAAAAGTCAAGTACTAAATGCATTATCACTTAATGAATTTAGAGAATGGCTTAGGGTTCAACATGAGAAAAGAATCAAAAAGTCATAA
- a CDS encoding DNA adenine methylase, with protein MNRTPQEKRKELFLSVRKLFNSQRVQTNYKTFSDNWISQAAQFIFLNKTCFNGLFRLNTKGEFNVPYGNYKNANIFDQASILAASKLLQLAQIQQANYLDCFDKMIK; from the coding sequence ATCAATCGAACTCCACAAGAAAAACGAAAGGAACTATTCTTATCCGTTCGCAAACTTTTTAATTCGCAAAGAGTTCAAACAAACTACAAAACCTTTTCTGATAATTGGATATCTCAAGCTGCACAATTTATATTTTTGAACAAAACTTGCTTCAACGGACTGTTTCGTTTGAACACAAAAGGTGAGTTCAATGTACCTTATGGAAACTACAAAAATGCAAACATTTTTGACCAAGCCAGTATTTTAGCCGCTTCTAAACTGCTGCAACTCGCCCAAATACAGCAAGCTAACTACTTAGATTGCTTTGA